The following DNA comes from Desulfovibrio inopinatus DSM 10711.
TCTTTTGTTCGACTTCATCATCACTCATAACGGCAGAACGGTATTTGCTCAGATTGAGCATAAACCGTGTGACCCAGTCGCGGAGCTGCTCTATGCCTGCAGCTTCTTCCATTCGCGAACACACCATGGACAGGATACTCTGCTGTTCAACGGCTAGCATAGGAAACTCGTCGATGCGCTCCTTGTTTGCCATAATGAACTCCATCAGAATATCACGTTCTGCGAGTTCCTTGATCGTATTCGTCTCTTTGAGCTGGTTAAGTCGTTTCAGATAGGCGTTGAGGCGCTGTTCACTTTTTTCATTGCGTGCCGTTGCAATCTCATCCGTCATATTGTGCTCCAAGACAAAAATTCGCCAATGAATCGAGGGAGACCAAACCAGCCTTACTCAATAATCGTAACGACCACCGATTGCAATAAAACGCAAGTGGCAAAAGACGAAAAGCCATAGAAAGTGCAATGCAGCAGAGAATGACAACACTGAAGACAGACGAGATCGGGAAAGAGTGTCTTTACTGGACAATATTATGGTAATGACCGCTTCTTTGAATTTCCTGTGTTTTGTACTGGTCAAAATCGACATTGTTGACTCGGAGTTCGCGCTGGCGTGACTGACCCAGCAGAATAAAAACCCCGACAAGCGCAAAGACGCCTATAAGGATGGCTCCCCCAATAAGATACATGCAGTTCTCCTTTGGTCAAAAGGTCGGGAAACTCCGAACCGATGTCCAATCCGTTTCAGAGGTATTGCACAAACTCGTCCTTGTCAAAGTGTAGGGTTTCTGCTTGACCAGAGCGATGCAGAAGAGTAGGAGCCCGTTTTTTTTAAAACAGAAAGCGGGAAGGAAAGGACATGTCGAGATTTCAGTTCACCGACTCGATTATCTATAATATCACCATGATCACGGCGGGAGCGTTCTTGTTCGCCCTCGGCGTCAAAGCCATCGCATCACATCATCAGTTTATCGTTGGTGGCCTCTTTGGAACAGCATTGCTCATCAAATATGCCACGAACACGCTCAACCCTGGTGTATGGTTCTTTATTCTCAATATTCCGATATTTCTGCTGGCGCGTTTTTTTGTCAGTGGCCGTTTTTTTTGGTTGAGCCTCTATGCTATGATCATTTCATCACTCGCATATGAGCTGGTCAATGTCGACTTCGGCATTACCAACCAACTCTATGCGGCGATTGCTGCTGGCGTCATTTGTGGAGCAGGATCAGGATTGATTCTGCGAACCTTTGGCTCTGGGGGAGGGCTCGACGTTATCGCCATCATCTTGTTTCAGCGGTATAATATCGGTGTTGGACGATTCTATCTCATCTTCAATGCGGTGCTCTTTATTTTCGGATCACTGAAGCTCGGACCAGACCTTCTCATCGCATCGCTCATCATGGTCTTTACGTCTTCCGATGTGATGGACAAAGTCATGACACTCTACAGCCAACGCAAAATGGCCTTCATCATCTCACCACATGTGGAACAGATTTGTACACGCATTCAGTCCCAGCTCAAACAAGGTTCGACCTATCTCATGGGCGAAGGTGCCTACAATCGGACACCCACCAAGGTTCTCATGACCGTGACCAACAACATTCAGCTCAAAAAGCTTGAAGAAATTGTCTTTACGACAGACGAACGCGCCCTTTTCATTGTGGAAAACACGCAAAATGTCATCGGGTCTTCCTTCTCCAAACGAAAACTGTATTAATCCGCCAGTTCCGCGGGATCACGATAACGCTTCGGCAAACGAATATAAAACGTGGTCCCGCCAGCCTCTTCAGACGACGTGAACCATACCTCTCCACCGAGATAACGTTCCCCAAGCAGCTTAATGCTGTATGTCCCCAAGCCGCGGCCAGCTCCCTTTGTTGAAAAAGACCGTTTGAACACCTGCAAACGAACATCTTCCGACATAACAAGCCGGTTTCGAACCCAGAAGACAATATTATCATCTTCTGCGAAACAGCCCAACGTCACCGTATCTTCGGGCACTGAGGCTTCCAATGCATTTTTCACCATATTGCCTAAAATACGCCGAATCAGTGTATAGTCCGTCACCAATTCCAAATCGCACGACGCTTCGTCCACAGAAATCCGCTTGTCCTCAGCGACAAAATACCCGGCGTATGTCGCTGCAACCAATCGAACCACTTCAAGAGAACGTAACGTCATCGGATCAACGCTAAGTTCCCGGCTTTCTGCGGCAAGGAGCTCTTTTTGCGAAACAATTTCATCAACAAGCTGACTCAATGTCGCATGAACGAGCTCGGTATCGTCACGTAATTCATCGGGTACCTGATCCCTCAGAAAGTCGATCAGCCCTCGAGCTCCACCAGCTGTATTGAGGATGTCGTGAAAAAAAATACGCTCCAGAGCTCGGCGTCGTTTTTCATGGCTGATGTCGGTAATCGTGAAGATGACATAATTCTCCCCCTCCACAATAAACGGAGAAGAACTCACAAGCAATTCCAAAGCGTCAGCATCGTGGTCCCGCAACATGCTACATTCCTGCACCGAAGCGATACCGCCCAAGGCGGAAAGAATGGAGCGCACCGCACCGCACTTGCGGCAAAATTCCGTGGTTCCACAACCACCATCGTTTTGTTGCGCATACACACAACCGAACACTTCGCCCGGACGTTTTCCTAAAAATGGTTTGATGTCCGTAGCTCCAAGCAGCTTCAGAAACGCATCGTTCGCAAAGACAAGCTGACGCTGTGCATTGAGTACTAAAACGACCATGGGAATGGCGTTCATAGAGGCAAGACACGCATCGGCCTGAAGCTTTTCATTCTCTTGCTGTATGGCCGGTGCTCCGGCTCGCTCTGCAGGTGCAAATTTAGTAGGTAGTGTGGCCAAATCTCAAAACCTCCATACGTCCCGAAAGAGATACCGCATTGGGGAACCGTGTTTGCGCTACAACACTAGTGCGGCATCTGACGCTCAAAGACCCACGAATAAAAGTTTGGCGTCTGCGCCTTTTCAGTAACAAGAAAAAAAACGTCTTGATGAAGTAACGCTACCGGAATCTCTGTATACGCCTGAACACATCGACTTGTATACTCGACTTGCCCAGTTCCCGTTCGAACAGTCATACTCGGCCCAGCTTCACTCGACAAGCCGGACATCTCGTCGAAATCATGAATTCTGTCCATTCTCGATAGCAAATATACTCGCCTGTCCGGACGTGGCACAACAACAACCGAGACAGGGTCTCCCTTCTGACGGGCATGCTGTTGATAAAAAGCCCATCCTTCAAAAGCAAACTGAAAACGAAAGCGAGGCCCACCATGAACAGGGAGTCCTGTTGGATCGAAAATTAATGCTCCGGTCAATTCCGATGAAAGCGTGTCGATACGAACAGTCGGGTCATTGTACGCAAGACGACCGCCTGGAACCGCGATACCCAAGCGCTCCGGTGAAACCGACAAGGTAGGGAATAAAAAGCGCACGTCCTTCCAATCCCGGGCCACCGTCGCCGCACGTTCAACGACAGGAACAGTATCGGCAGCAAGATATCGCTCTCTCATGATACGCTCGAATTGCTTGTGATTTCCATCGTAGCCACGCCGAAAAAAACGTTCTAACCGAAAGCCGTAATCGCTTTGCTCAGCATAGACGCGCTCTACCATATTGCGTCCGGAAAAAAGATTAACGGCAATCACTGCACAGAAAGCCAGAGCCCCAAGCCATCGACCAGCAGATGATGAGCTTGCTATGCCTCGAGCACCAAAATACACAAGAAGCAGCAGGAAACCGGTCTCGGCCCAGATATAATCGCGTAACATGAGATCACCACGAAGACTACGCACAGCAAGCATAGCGGAAACAAAAAACACCCCTCCAATACAGGCTGACACGACCAGGCCCCGCCACGTCCGCCCGCCTCCCGGGCGACGAGAAAGGCTCCAGGCAACAAGGATCGCCGCACTACCGTAAGCAAAGGGTATGGCAGACACCTTAAATTTCTCGGCAAAAGTAAACAAAAACAACGCTTCAAATTGCGAACGATGGACAAACAACGTTGAAAAATCGGCAAGAAGATAGGCCCACGCTGTCGCCGGATTTGTATAGAGGAAAAAATGCAATCCAAAAGCGGCAGTAAAGCCTGCAGGAAGAAGCACCAATGCCGCGACGCACCGTTTATCCAAAAGAAAGGCAAACGTTCCTTCAGTGGAAAAAAACACTCGTTCGAGAAATGGACTTCGTCGAACGAGCCAATGTACCGCACCCGAAGCAAGAAGAAGTCCAGAAATCGTAATGAAGATGAAAAGCAAAAACGGAGGCGTCACCAGGGCTGGTGCGGCAAAATTGACGACATTCTCAGGCATTTGGGTCATCGCCCCAATACCCCACAACGTCACGAACACGATAAGATGAATCAGCCCACAAACAAACAGACCGGGTGAAAAATCAGATGGTTCGGCACGGTCGGTGCGCTCGACGTCATCGGACATACCGTCACAAAACAATGCATAAAACAATATCATCGAGAGAATATAAAACAAACACTGAATCTTCGTCAGATAGGCGAGGCCGGCACATCCTCCCGCCCCCAAAAGCCATACATAACGCCATCGACGATGACAAACCGCTGCCTGCGCAAGGGCCAAGAAACCGGCAGCAAACCAGAGCAACGCAAAAAGCTCTGAGCGTAGCATCGAAGCCTGAACAACCAATCCGGGCATCGTTCCGATACAGACACTTGCCAGCGCCAACACACCAGGACCGGCTCTCGCTCCGATACTCAGGCCACTTGCAAGCAATATAACGACCATCGTTGCAAGAAAGGGCAACAACGAACGCCAAAAATCGACCGTCACCAAGACGACAACAATCGGATCTAAAGCCTGCGCCACCACATGCATTGTTGGACGAACAATATCACAGATATATGCCCAGACAGTTGTTGATCCGTAGAGGCCGAGATTCAGCCCAAATCCGGGGTGGACAAGGTGATCGGGAAGTTGACCATCAAAAATAAGCGCCATGTCCTGAAAGACATAGTTGTCCATATCCCAAGTGAAATATGCGGGAAATTGACGATTCACCCCTTCAAAACGCGCCAACAGCACCATGGCGACAACACATGCGGCAAGACAGGCCAAGATGCCTGATTTTTTCATGAACGGAGCCTCACTCTCGTAGGCTTGTCCCGAATTCAGTACGGGTGATCACGATATGTGCAAACATGGCAAAACGCTCCATATATGGCGTTAGAAACCGTTCAAGCCAGACAAAGGGTTGATAGGCGAGATTGGGTGCGAGACTACGCAAAGAAACGCCACCGGAAAAAAGATATCGAAATGGCATGAATGGTTCTACTCGCTCAATACACCATTCGGGGAAATCGGTTTCAAAACTGGAGCGATCGCGCTCGAATATGATCCACGGTAAAGCGCCATTGGCTCCGGACAATGGCCCACAGGAAGGAAACTCCCAGTCGACGGCATCAGGACGAAACGGCTCGTGGTGCAGCCGGCCGTAGACATAACGCGACCATGCCGAGACCCACGGCTCGATCATGATGATACGGCCTCCCGGTGCGACACATCGACTCGCTTCCGCTAAAAAATCACGCACCGCACAGATGTGATGCAGAACATCAACCATAACAAGTGCCCGCAAACTGGCAGACTGAAACGGCAACGCCGTTGCATCGAGTACAGCGCGAACCGAGGGCAGAAAAAAAATCTCGGACGTCACCGTCTCGGGCTTTATCTGATCGAAAAAGCCCCCTCCGGAACCAATCTCAACAAGGGCTCCAGACGGTCCAGAGGCGTCAGGCAAACTGGTGACGACACGAGTATACCAATCCTCATACACCCGCTTTAAAAACGGTTTACTGAGGATGATCTCTCGCCGTCGTGCAGTTGTTTTCGGGTCATTAATATCCAATCCCTGCGTCAGGGGATGTGCCAAAAGCCTTTTCAACACGAAGGTATTCCCCCATCATATTCACAGGTATCTAAATAAACTTAATCCGCTTGGCAGCAAACATCACCATGCGAAGGAGTATCATGCCATGCTTCCATCGGCTGATATTGGTGTCACCATATGTGCGTTCCATATATCGAATGGGAAGGTCGACGATCTTCAAATTTTGCTTGGCTGCCCCGAAGAGAAGGTCAAAATCGCCAAAAGGATCGAAGTCACCGAAATACGCCCTATTCGCGGCAATCAACATGTAGTCTTCACGCCATAATACTTTGGTGCCACACAAACTATCTTTGATGGGCTGATTCAGTAACCATGAAAATGCCATACTGAAAAACTTGTTCCCGAGCAAATTAAAGAAGCGCATAGCCCGTTTTTCCATCGGATACACCAGGCGCACGCCATTGACGAATTCCCCTTTACCCGACGTAAGCACCTCGACAAAACGAGGCAGCATTTCTGGCGGAACGGTGAGGTCTGCATCGAGGATCATGAGGATATCACCCGTCGCTTTTGCATATCCAAGCCTGACGGCATCGCCTTTCCCTTTCCCCGTCTGTTGATACACAGAGGCATCCACGTCCGGGTATCGAGGAAGAGCCTGCTGTATCGCTTCGTACGTATTGTCTTGCGATCCTCCTTCGACGAAAATAACTTCCGTGTGTGCGCCCATTGCAGGGATATCCGAAAAGATACGGTCGACATTCCCTTCTTCATTACGAGCGGGAACAATAACCGACACCCGAGGCGAAGGCCGAAGACCACTTGCGCGTGTCGAACGAGCCATCATGAAATTTGACAGCGCCCCATGTAAAAACGGCCATATTTTAACAAGATATCGATTGCAGAACGACTCAACCCCAGGCACAGGCAACGGCATCAATATTTCTTGCCAATGCTTGAAAACCTCGAACCCCGCCAACTGAAACAAACTGCTCACGTCGCTTGGTGTAAGCCAGTTTTGCGGCAACACCGGTCTCTTCCACCCCAAACGTTGTGCGGCACGAAGCGGTGTT
Coding sequences within:
- a CDS encoding YitT family protein, with protein sequence MSRFQFTDSIIYNITMITAGAFLFALGVKAIASHHQFIVGGLFGTALLIKYATNTLNPGVWFFILNIPIFLLARFFVSGRFFWLSLYAMIISSLAYELVNVDFGITNQLYAAIAAGVICGAGSGLILRTFGSGGGLDVIAIILFQRYNIGVGRFYLIFNAVLFIFGSLKLGPDLLIASLIMVFTSSDVMDKVMTLYSQRKMAFIISPHVEQICTRIQSQLKQGSTYLMGEGAYNRTPTKVLMTVTNNIQLKKLEEIVFTTDERALFIVENTQNVIGSSFSKRKLY
- a CDS encoding sensor histidine kinase codes for the protein MATLPTKFAPAERAGAPAIQQENEKLQADACLASMNAIPMVVLVLNAQRQLVFANDAFLKLLGATDIKPFLGKRPGEVFGCVYAQQNDGGCGTTEFCRKCGAVRSILSALGGIASVQECSMLRDHDADALELLVSSSPFIVEGENYVIFTITDISHEKRRRALERIFFHDILNTAGGARGLIDFLRDQVPDELRDDTELVHATLSQLVDEIVSQKELLAAESRELSVDPMTLRSLEVVRLVAATYAGYFVAEDKRISVDEASCDLELVTDYTLIRRILGNMVKNALEASVPEDTVTLGCFAEDDNIVFWVRNRLVMSEDVRLQVFKRSFSTKGAGRGLGTYSIKLLGERYLGGEVWFTSSEEAGGTTFYIRLPKRYRDPAELAD
- a CDS encoding class I SAM-dependent methyltransferase, which encodes MLKRLLAHPLTQGLDINDPKTTARRREIILSKPFLKRVYEDWYTRVVTSLPDASGPSGALVEIGSGGGFFDQIKPETVTSEIFFLPSVRAVLDATALPFQSASLRALVMVDVLHHICAVRDFLAEASRCVAPGGRIIMIEPWVSAWSRYVYGRLHHEPFRPDAVDWEFPSCGPLSGANGALPWIIFERDRSSFETDFPEWCIERVEPFMPFRYLFSGGVSLRSLAPNLAYQPFVWLERFLTPYMERFAMFAHIVITRTEFGTSLRE
- a CDS encoding glycosyltransferase, with the protein product MKFQEKKDRYTKERQAHWDDLASRWDTFNSTGNAYHKRLEAVYASIMPPQSRVLEIGCGPGDLLAAVPGQEKVGIDFSNSMVQLASKRHPEMTFVSADIHDLDQTDFSGQFDIIILSDLINDLFDVQDAFANLHRFCHDRTRVVVNYYSFLWQTPLRAAQRLGWKRPVLPQNWLTPSDVSSLFQLAGFEVFKHWQEILMPLPVPGVESFCNRYLVKIWPFLHGALSNFMMARSTRASGLRPSPRVSVIVPARNEEGNVDRIFSDIPAMGAHTEVIFVEGGSQDNTYEAIQQALPRYPDVDASVYQQTGKGKGDAVRLGYAKATGDILMILDADLTVPPEMLPRFVEVLTSGKGEFVNGVRLVYPMEKRAMRFFNLLGNKFFSMAFSWLLNQPIKDSLCGTKVLWREDYMLIAANRAYFGDFDPFGDFDLLFGAAKQNLKIVDLPIRYMERTYGDTNISRWKHGMILLRMVMFAAKRIKFI